The following coding sequences lie in one Apium graveolens cultivar Ventura chromosome 3, ASM990537v1, whole genome shotgun sequence genomic window:
- the LOC141714763 gene encoding uncharacterized protein LOC141714763, with the protein MTVEEAAGSLKAHEERVKCKTESSGGQLLLYEEEWSKRENDENKLLLTREEWQRRTNKSDLDTSGSQRRRGGRDKSKFQCYHCGIFGHYTAECRKPKKNEERRQEVNMALVKDEEPALLLAKCDKEEEIMTLLNEKKVIPTLKIDDTKGQVESNMWKIISLGQMSESSNEVTMKGEYLWVFDKKKKLLMKVKRSQNRLYELLNETTKPSCLMSKSNEITRLWHIRLEHVNYKAMYLMYKGHMVKAKQTRKRFPSQSNYSATQVLDLVHGDLCGPVLPDTASRNKYFFLFVDDYSRYSGHTY; encoded by the exons ATGACAGTGGAGGAAGCAGCAGGATCTTTGAAGGCTCATGAAGAAAGGGTGAAATGTAAGACTGAATCAAGTGGAGGCCAATTACTTCTTTATGAGGAAGAGTGGTCCAAAAGAGAGAATGATGAAAATAAGTTGTTACTCACCAGGGAGGAATGGCAGAGACGTACAAATAAGTCCGATCTTGACACAAGTGGTAGCCAAAGAAGAAGAGGAGGTCGAGACAAGAGCAAGTTTCAATGTTACCACTGTGGTATCTTTGGACACTATACAGCTGAGTGCCGAAAACCAAAGAAGAACGAAGAACGGAGGCAGGAGGTCAACATGGCTCTGGTGAAGGACGAAGAGCCCGCTCTGTTGTTGGCAAAATGTGATAAAGAAGAAGAAATTATGACATTGTTGAACGAGAAAAAAGTGATACCGACGCTAAAAATAGATGATACAAAAGGACAAGTAGAATCAAATATGTG GAAGATAATTAGCCTGGGGCAAATGTCTGAAAGTAGTAATGAAGTAACTATGAAAGGAGAGTATCTGTGGGTTTTTGACAAAAAGAAGAAATTGCTCATGAAAGTAAAGAGGTCACAAAATAGATTGTACGAGCTCCTGAATGAGACTACAAAACCAAGTTGCCTTATGTCAAAATCAAATGAAATAACACGTCTTTGGCATATACGCCTTGAACATGTTAATTACAAAGCAATGTACTTAATGTATAAGGGACACATGGTGAAGG CAAAGCAGACAAGGAAACGCTTCCCGTCTCAGAGCAATTATAGTGCAACTCAGGTACTTGACTTGGTCCATGGTGACTTGTGTGGCCCTGTATTGCCTGATACAGCATCAAGGAACAAGTACTTCTTTTTGTTTGTCGATGATTATAGTAGGTATAGTGGGCATACTTATTGA